A portion of the Bacteroidales bacterium genome contains these proteins:
- a CDS encoding 3-isopropylmalate dehydratase large subunit: MNLIEKIIANHSNKKIVCADEIVDILIDTRAARDFGGANVVKNLVSNGLTVNDPARTFFTFDCNPTGSDQKYAANQQYCRMYARENNIKVFDIDAGIGTHLAIDGGLAWPGSTFVSTDSHANIMGAIGSFGQGMGDQDIAAAWAKGSLWFKVPQSVKLVFKGKRPANISAKDITLNLLKIFGANKLLGLSVEFYGEAIDALTLDERITIASMATEMGAIIFLFPASKAIHEYCEKKVGKKLEILKADDDAKYEDIKEIDISSFVPMLARPGKPHDNSSVANEKGKKIDSAFIGSCTNGRMEDLREAAKILKGRKVAPGVVLKIVPSTDPIWKQAMDEGLIQIFKDAGAMVSNAGCAGCAAGQVGQNGPKEVTISTGNRNFEGKQGSGFVYLASPSIVAASAVAGFITTPDEIPAKPTEFVKPEVTGFKLGVKKEAQKDKPLVVEGRVWVILKDDIDTDMIFHNRYLTITDIKEMGQYAFDNLKGYEDFAKKAQPNDIVITSKNFGAGSSRQQAVDCFASLGISCIIAESYGAIYERNAINAAFPILTYKPGLIESIDIKDGDKIRVDMANGKVTNLKNSKTSDINKFTDVQIEIYRNGGLL, encoded by the coding sequence ATGAACCTAATAGAGAAAATTATTGCCAATCATAGCAACAAGAAAATTGTTTGCGCCGACGAAATCGTCGATATTCTAATTGATACCCGTGCAGCTCGTGACTTTGGCGGAGCAAACGTGGTTAAAAATCTTGTAAGCAACGGTTTAACTGTTAATGATCCTGCACGTACCTTTTTTACTTTCGATTGTAATCCCACAGGATCAGATCAGAAGTATGCTGCAAACCAGCAGTACTGCCGAATGTATGCAAGGGAGAATAATATCAAAGTATTTGATATTGATGCAGGAATTGGAACCCACCTTGCCATTGATGGCGGTCTTGCTTGGCCCGGTAGTACTTTTGTTAGTACCGATTCTCACGCCAATATTATGGGTGCAATTGGTTCCTTCGGACAGGGAATGGGTGATCAGGATATTGCTGCTGCTTGGGCAAAAGGTTCGCTTTGGTTTAAGGTACCGCAATCAGTGAAACTGGTTTTTAAAGGAAAACGTCCAGCAAATATCTCAGCAAAGGACATCACACTAAATCTTCTGAAGATTTTTGGCGCAAATAAACTCCTCGGTTTATCTGTTGAGTTTTATGGCGAAGCCATTGATGCGCTAACTCTTGATGAACGTATCACCATTGCCTCAATGGCAACTGAAATGGGTGCTATTATCTTCCTATTTCCAGCCAGCAAAGCAATTCACGAATACTGCGAAAAGAAAGTTGGAAAAAAACTAGAGATTCTTAAAGCAGATGATGACGCTAAATACGAGGATATCAAAGAGATCGACATAAGTAGTTTTGTGCCTATGCTTGCTCGTCCCGGGAAACCTCACGATAATTCTAGCGTTGCAAATGAAAAGGGTAAAAAAATTGATTCTGCCTTTATTGGTAGCTGTACCAATGGTCGTATGGAAGATTTGAGGGAAGCTGCCAAGATCTTAAAGGGCAGAAAAGTTGCACCTGGTGTAGTTCTTAAAATCGTTCCTTCCACCGATCCTATTTGGAAACAGGCTATGGACGAAGGTTTAATCCAAATCTTCAAAGATGCTGGTGCAATGGTTTCTAATGCAGGTTGTGCAGGTTGCGCAGCAGGCCAAGTTGGTCAGAATGGACCTAAAGAGGTAACTATCAGCACAGGTAACCGTAACTTCGAAGGAAAACAAGGAAGCGGTTTTGTTTACCTAGCATCTCCAAGTATTGTGGCTGCATCTGCCGTTGCAGGTTTTATTACCACACCTGATGAGATCCCTGCAAAACCTACCGAATTTGTAAAACCAGAGGTTACAGGATTTAAACTTGGAGTTAAGAAAGAAGCACAAAAAGATAAACCACTCGTTGTTGAAGGTCGTGTTTGGGTAATTCTTAAGGATGATATCGATACCGATATGATTTTCCACAACCGCTACCTTACCATCACCGATATTAAAGAGATGGGACAATACGCTTTCGATAACCTAAAGGGTTATGAGGATTTTGCTAAAAAGGCACAGCCAAACGATATCGTAATTACTTCCAAGAATTTTGGTGCTGGTAGTTCACGTCAGCAAGCGGTTGATTGCTTTGCTTCATTGGGTATATCTTGCATAATTGCTGAATCTTATGGTGCGATTTACGAAAGAAATGCAATTAATGCAGCTTTTCCAATTCTCACCTACAAACCCGGCTTAATTGAGTCTATTGATATTAAGGATGGTGATAAGATTCGGGTTGATATGGCAAACGGTAAGGTAACTAATTTAAAGAATAGCAAGACTTCTGATATCAATAAGTTTACCGATGTTCAGATTGAGATATATCGTAATGGGGGATTGTTGTAG